A single window of Oreochromis aureus strain Israel breed Guangdong linkage group 7, ZZ_aureus, whole genome shotgun sequence DNA harbors:
- the grm3 gene encoding metabotropic glutamate receptor 3, translated as MVARIPFLVLVMMCQGVLLSDPPQSRREIRIEGDLVLGGLFPVHEKGAGMEECGRVNEDRGIQRLEAMLFAIDRINTDKALLPGVSLGVHILDTCSRDTYALEQALEFVRASLTKVDDTEFICPDGSYALQDDSPLAIAGVIGGSFSSVSIQVANLLRLFQIPQISYASTSAKLSDKTRYDYFARTVPPDFYQAKAMAEILRFFNWTYVSTVASEGDYGETGIEAFEQEARMRNICIATSEKVGRSNAKKSYEAVIRQLLQKPNARVAVLFLRSDDARELLAAAARLNTSFIWVASDGWGAQESIVKGNEVTAEGAITLELAANPIPEFNRYFLSLNPVKNHRNPWFKEFWEQRFQCSFGGGGGVGLGETPPPPCDKDLAMDKNNFEPESKIMFVVNAVYAMAYALHNMQRSLCFNTTKLCDSMKALDGRRLYRDYILNVSFAAPFSPSGSETVVKFDTQGDGMGRYNIFSYQHSGDRYGYVPVGEWAESLILSSDLIRWPREVVPTSQCSDPCERNEMKKMQAGEYCCWICTACEPHEYLADEFTCSPCAPGQWPTDDLTSCYDLPEDYIMWEDAWAIGPITIACVGFMCTGLVIWVFIRHNNTPLVKASGRELCYILLLGVFMSYAMTFLFLAKPSPAICALRRLGLGTSFAVCYSALLTKTNRIARIFNGVKDGAGAVRPRFISPSSQVFICLSLISVQLVMVSVWLLLEVPGTRRFTLPERRQTVILKCNVRDSSMLLSLGYDVLLVILCTVYAFKTRKCPENFNEAKFIGFTMYTTCIIWLAFLPIFYVTSSDYRVQTTTMCISVSLSGFVVLGCMFAPKVHIIMFQPQKNVTSHRLNLNRFSVSGAATSYASHASVSAHYVPTVCNGREIVDSTTSSL; from the exons ATGGTGGCCCGCATTCCCTTTCTTGTTTTGGTCATGATGTGTCAAGGCGTTTTGCTCTCAGACCCACCTCAGTCACGTCGGGAGATCCGCATCGAGGGTGACCTGGTGCTCGGCGGCCTGTTTCCAGTGCATGAAAAAGGAGCTGGCATGGAGGAATGTGGCCGTGTGAATGAGGACAGAGGGATCCAGAGGCTGGAGGCCATGCTGTTTGCCATAGACAGAATCAACACGGACAAAGCTTTGCTACCAGGGGTCTCCCTTGGGGTCCACATTCTTGATACCTGCTCCAGAGATACCTATGCACTTGAACAG GCTCTGGAGTTCGTAAGAGCCTCACTCACCAAGGTGGACGACACAGAGTTCATCTGTCCCGATGGATCATATGCTTTGCAGGACGACAGCCCGCTTGCAATCGCAGGAGTCATAGGAGGATCCTTTAGCAGCGTCTCTATACAG GTTGCCAATCTTCTCAGGctcttccagatccctcagatAAGCTACGCTTCAACGAGTGCCAAACTCAGTGACAAGACGCGGTACGATTACTTTGCCCGCACTGTGCCCCCTGATTTCTACCAGGCCAAAGCCATGGCTGAGATCCTGCGGTTCTTCAACTGGACCTATGTGTCCACCGTCGCATCCGAGGGTGATTACGGGGAAACTGGTATCGAGGCTTTTGAACAAGAGGCACGCATGAGAAACATCTGTATTGCCACTTCAGAGAAG GTGGGACGGTCTAATGCAAAGAAGTCCTATGAAGCTGTGATCCGTCAGCTCCTCCAGAAGCCAAACGCCCGCGTGGCTGTTCTTTTCCTGCGAAGTGACGATGCCAGAGAGCTGCTGGCAGCTGCTGCCAGGCTCAACACCTCCTTCATATGGGTGGCCAGCGACGGCTGGGGTGCGCAGGAAAGCATTGTCAAGGGAAATGAGGTCACAGCTGAAGGAGCCATCACGCTTGAATTGGCAGCCAATCCCATACCAGAATTCAACCGCTACTTCCTTAGTCTGAACCCTGTCAAAAATCATCGTAATCCCTGGTTCAAGGAGTTCTGGGAGCAGCGGTTTCAGTGCTCTTTTGGGGGAGGAGGCGGAGTGGGCTTGGGAGAGACACCTCCCCCACCATGTGACAAGGACTTGGCGATGGACAAGAATAACTTTGAACCCGAGTCCAAGATCATGTTTGTGGTGAATGCCGTGTATGCAATGGCTTACGCCCTACATAACATGCAACGTAGCTTGTGCTTTAACACCAccaagctgtgtgacagcatgAAGGCCTTGGATGGGCGCAGACTCTACAGGGATTACATCCTTAATGTCAGCTTTGCAG CCCCATTTTCTCCTTCAGGCAGCGAGACAGTAGTGAAGTTTGACACCCAGGGGGATGGCATGGGCCGATACAACATCTTCAGCTACCAGCACTCTGGCGATCGTTATGGTTACGTGCCAGTAGGTGAATGGGCAGAGAGTTTAATTCTGAGCAGTGATTTAATTCGCTGGCCCAGAGAAGTAGTGCCCACGTCGCAGTGCAGCGACCCCTGTGAGCGcaatgagatgaagaaaatgcaGGCAG GTGAGTACTGCTGCTGGATTTGTACAGCCTGTGAGCCTCATGAATACCTGGCTGATGAGTTTACCTGCTCGCCTTGCGCTCCTGGCCAGTGGCCCACTGACGACCTGACATCCTGTTATGACCTTCCCGAGGACTATATTATGTGGGAAGATGCCTGGGCTATTGGCCCAATTACCATTGCATGTGTAGG ATTCATGTGCACCGGCCTGGTGATTTGGGTGTTCATCAGACACAACAACACACCACTGGTGAAAGCATCAGGTAGAGAACTGTGTTATATCCTCCTCTTAGGAGTCTTCATGTCCTACGCCATGACTTTCCTCTTTTTGGCCAAACCCTCTCCTGCCATCTGTGCCCTGCGCCGCCTTGGCCTGGGCACATCATTTGCTGTCTGCTACTCCGCCCTTCtcaccaaaaccaacagaatcgCCAGGATTTTCAATGGTGTGAAAGACGGAGCGGGAGCCGTGAGGCCACGCTTCATTAGCCCATCCTCTCAG GTGTTCATCTGTCTGAGTCTAATCTCTGTCCAGTTAGTAATGGTGTCAGTATGGCTGCTGCTGGAAGTCCCCGGCACGCGTCGGTTTACATTGCCGGAGCGACGACAGACCGTCATCTTGAAGTGTAATGTACGTGACTCCAGCATGCTGCTGTCACTGGGATATGATGTGCTCCTGGTCATCTTGTGTACTGT GTATGCCTTTAAGACCAGGAAGTGCCCTGAGAACTTCAATGAGGCCAAATTTATTGGATTCACCATGTACACCACCTGTATAATTTGGCTGGCCTTTCTTCCTATCTTCTATGTTACATCCAGTGACTACAGG gttcAGACTACTACCATGTGTATCTCAGTCAGCTTGAGTGGCTTTGTGGTGCTGGGTTGCATGTTTGCCCCCAAGGTCCACATCATCATGTTTCAGCCCCAAAAGAATGTAACCAGCCATAGGCTTAACCTTAATCGCTTCAGTGTCAGCGGGGCTGCCACCTCATATGCATCTCATG CTTCTGTCAGCGCCCACTATGTTCCCACTGTGTGCAATGGGAGAGAAATTGTAGACTCCACTACTTCCTCTCTGTGA
- the elapor2a gene encoding endosome/lysosome-associated apoptosis and autophagy regulator family member 2, with protein sequence MQTSAWLVGRCALILCALQLMDGTKGQKQCTETDYYFEYTECDSTGSRWRVAIPQIPGACTGLPAPVQGTECTFSCKAGEFLEMSAQECTQCAAGSYSLGSGIRFDQWDYMPIGFSSLATSLENSLPGYNSLTCNSSSWVPQGNYLESNRDECTVSLIYAVHLKKQGSVSFEYQYPDSNLLFEFFIQNDQCQEMDQSDDKKWLKLTKHGEWATHTVNLKSGTNILYWRTGGVTMGKKVVNPALLKNIHIEGVAYTSECFPCKPGSFSRVPGSSSCEPCPRDTYSGHGASSCTPCNTSTQYAAEGSSSCKDRPPCSMKDYFQIHTACDQERKTQVIYKWVEPKICLENVTGAVTLPPSGEREPCPPCNPGFYNNDTATCSPCPPGTFSDGMKPCQQCPAGSEPTLGYEYKWWNVLPSNMKTSCFNVGNSKCDSMNGWEVAGNHIQTGAGSSDNDYLILNLHVPGFKLPTSVSSHSGEEFGRITFEFETSCTADCELYFMMDVNRKSTKIVESWEKNKTRQTYTHIMTKNASVSYTWAFQRTNQASDVRQYVKDVARIYSITVSNAVDGASSGCRVCALGAQPSSSACVPCPPGHYIDASTSQCTECPPNTYLMPHAAPGPDACKSCGPSSKSDKEHSLCYSDCHFTYTEGNATLTFDFSSLGPVGSLMNGPSFTSKGTKYFHHFNISICGGKGQLAVCTDNVTDLSITDSQREKEGPNAITTFICQSTIIPASGRGFHTALSSQSINLADTFVGATVDDNLEGISVTPDLFPKTSKKVPDVNFYYRSLETTSSCELGRSVVVRLRCNPDKSTTGELSVPSQCPAGTCDGCTFQFLWESSGACPTCTERDYHQIEGVCKGGNQDLLYVWNEPKLCMGGVTLPAKKTQACEGIEFWIQLGAGLGAFTAVLLVFLTCYFWKKNKRLEYKYSRLVMSANKECEMPVADSCAVMEGENEADMEDEVVYTKPSLFGKLKAIASKRNGDNYENVQLNSAHSKTLVWS encoded by the exons ATGCAGACCTCAGCTTGGCTCGTCGGTCGTTGCGCTCTCATCCTCTGCGCGCTCCAGCTGATGGACGGGACGAAAGGACAGAAGCAGTGTACTGAG ACCGATTACTACTTTGAGTACACGGAATGTGACAGCACAGGATCTCGGTGGAGAGTGGCCATCCCACAGATCCCTGGGGCCTGTACTGGACTACCAGCGCCAGTGCAAGGCACAGAATGCA CCTTCTCGTGTAAGGCTGGAGAGTTCCTGGAGATGTCAGCTCAGGAGTGCACTCAGTGTGCAGCAGGAAGCTACTCCCTCGGTAGCGGTATCCGCTTCGACCAATGGGATTACATGCCTATAGGTTTTAGTAGCCTAGCAACCTCCCTGGAGAACAGCCTACCGGGTTATAACAGCCTCACCTGTAACAG ttCTTCCTGGGTTCCTCAGGGAAACTATCTGGAGTCCAACAGGGATGAATGCACAGTCTCTCTCATCTATGCTGTGCATCTGAAGAAACAAGGCTCAGTTAGCTTTGAGTACCAGTATCCTGACAGTAACCTGCTATTTGAGTTCTTT atCCAGAATGACCAGTGTCAAGAAATGGATCAGTCTGATGACAAGAAGTGGCTCAAGCTCACCAAGCATGGCGAATGGGCAACTCATACG GTGAACCTGAAATCTGGCACCAACATCCTTTACTGGAGGACCGGAGGTGTTACGATGGGAAAGAAAGTGGTGAATCCTGCACTGCTGAAAAATATTCATATTGAAG GTGTTGCCTACACATCAGAGTGTTTTCCGTGTAAGCCGGGATCTTTCAGTCGAGTCCCTGGCTCCTCCTCATGTGAACCCTGTCCTCGGGACACCTATTCTGGCCATGGTGCCAGTTCCTGCACTCCCTGTAACACCAGCACTCAGTATGCAG CTGAGGGATCTTCCTCATGTAAGGACAGACCTCCCTGTTCCATGAAGGATTATTTCCAGATCCACACAGCTTGTGACCAAGAGCGCAAG ACACAGGTCATATACAAGTGGGTTGAACCTAAGATCTGTCTTGAGAATGTGACTGGAGCTGTGACATTGCCTCCAAGTGGAGAACGAGAGCCCTGCCCCCCCTGTAACCCTGGTTTCTATAACAATGACACGGCCACATGCTCACCATGTCCACCTGGAACCTTTTCCGATGGCATGAAAC CATGTCAACAGTGTCCTGCAGGCTCTGAGCCCACCTTGGGGTATGAGTACAAATGGTGGAATGTTCTTCCTTCTAACATGAAGACTTCCTGTTTTAATGTCGGCAATTCCAAGTGTGACAGTATGAATG GTTGGGAGGTTGCAGGTAATCACATCCAGACTGGAGCCGGAAGCTCTGATAATGATTACCTCATCCTCAACCTCCATGTTCCTGGATTCAA GCTTCCTACTTCAGTGTCGAGTCATTCAGGGGAAGAATTTGGtcgcattacatttgaatttgaaaCTTCTTGCACAGCTGACTGTGAGCTCTACTTCATGATG GATGTAAACAGGAAGAGTACAAAAATAGTGGAGTCTtgggagaaaaataaaacaaggcaAACCTACACACACATCATGACAAAGAATGCTTCAGTTTCCTACACATGGGCCTTCCAGAGGACTAACCAAGCTTCGGAT GTACGTCAGTATGTCAAAGATGTGGCGCGAATCTACTCCATCACCGTGAGTAACGCGGTTGATGGAGCGTCCTCTGGGTGTCGGGTTTGTGCCCTCGGTGCACAACCGTCCAGCTCCGCGTGTGTGCCGTGCCCACCTGGGCATTACATAGACGCAAGTACGAGCCAGTGCACAGAGTGTCCACCTAACACGTACCTGATGCCTCACGCTGCACCAGGCCCTGATGCCTGCAAATCCTGTGGACCTTCCAGCAAAAGTGATAAG GAGCACAGCTTATGCTATAGTGACTGTCACTTCACCTACACAGAAGGCAATGCCACTCTGACTTTTGACTTCAGCTCACTTGGGCCAGTGGGGTCACTGATGAATGGCCCAAGCTTTACCTCAAAAGGAACCAAGTACTTCCATCACTTCAATATCAGTATCTGTGGAGGAAAG gGTCAGTTGGCAGTATGTACAGACAATGTAACAGACCTATCCATCACCGACTcccagagagaaaaagaagggcCCAATGCTATCACGACCTTCATCTGTCAATCAACAATAATCCCAGCTAGTGGACGAGGATTCCACACAGCCCTCTCCTCGCAGTCCATTAACCTGGCTGACACATTTGTTG GGGCAACTGTGGATGACAACCTTGAAGGAATAAGTGTAACACCAGATCTGTTTCCCAAGACCTCCAAGAAAGTCCCTGATGTCAACTTTTACTACAG GTCTTTGGAGACAACTTCATCTTGCGAGTTGGGTCGGAGCGTGGTGGTGAGACTTCGCTGTAACCCAGACAAGAGCACTACGGGGGAGCTCTCAGTACCCAG TCAGTGCCCAGCTGGAACGTGTGATGGTTGCACCTTTCAATTCTTATGGGAGAGCTCAGGGGCTTGTCCTACATGCACAGAAAGAGACTACCATCAGATAGAGGGAGTCTGCAAGGGAGGAAATCAG GACTTGTTGTATGTGTGGAATGAACCAAAGCTGTGCATGGGTGGTGTGACCTTGCCTGCTAAGAAAACACAGGCCTGTGAGGGCATTGAGTTCTGGATCCAGCTTGGTGCAGGACTGGGAGCTTTCACTGCAGTTTTGCTCGTTTTCCTGACCTGCTATTTCTGGAAGAAGAACAAACG GTTGGAGTATAAGTACTCCCGGCTGGTGATGTCTGCTAATAAGGAATGTGAAATGCCAGTGGCTGACAGCTGtgctgtgatggagggagagaaTGAGGCAGACATGGAGGATGAAGTTGTATACACAAAACCTTCCCTATTTGGAAAACTCAAAGCCATAGCATCCAAG agAAATGGAGATAACTATGAAAATGTGCAGCTAAACTCGGCTCATTCCAAAACACTGGTGTGGAGCTAG